From Paracoccus suum, the proteins below share one genomic window:
- a CDS encoding DJ-1/PfpI family protein, with protein MPATFDRRTLLAFSSLLAAGAALPAAAQPAPANHIRTMTEVPPDAPKVGLLVFPNMVALDLIGPLTVFRILRCDTHLVWKDLAAVPTDAGIAVSPTTDFAGCPEDLDVLFIPGGTIGTNACMTDPEVLEFVADRGSRAKWVTSVCTGSLVLAAAGLLQGYDATSYWAVADLLPLMGARPVDGRVVRDRNRMTGGGVTAGLDFGLTLAAELMGEEAARRVQLVLEYAPEPPFRNGTPDEAGPESTARMKTARAGMDNAARTAAEAAARRLGI; from the coding sequence ATGCCCGCCACCTTCGACCGCCGTACCCTTCTGGCATTCAGCTCGCTGCTGGCAGCTGGAGCAGCCCTGCCCGCGGCTGCCCAGCCGGCCCCGGCCAACCACATTCGCACTATGACCGAGGTGCCGCCGGACGCGCCCAAGGTCGGACTGCTGGTCTTTCCGAACATGGTCGCCCTGGACCTGATCGGACCGCTGACCGTGTTCCGTATCCTCCGCTGCGACACGCACCTGGTGTGGAAGGACCTGGCCGCGGTGCCGACCGACGCCGGGATCGCCGTGTCTCCCACGACCGATTTTGCCGGCTGCCCGGAGGATCTTGACGTGCTGTTCATCCCCGGCGGCACCATCGGCACCAATGCCTGCATGACCGATCCGGAGGTGCTGGAGTTCGTCGCCGACCGGGGCAGCCGCGCCAAATGGGTGACGAGCGTCTGCACCGGCAGCCTCGTCCTCGCGGCAGCCGGGCTGCTGCAGGGGTATGACGCGACTTCCTACTGGGCGGTGGCAGATCTGCTGCCGCTGATGGGTGCGCGCCCCGTGGACGGCCGCGTGGTGCGCGACCGCAATCGCATGACCGGCGGCGGCGTCACCGCCGGCCTCGACTTTGGCCTAACGCTCGCTGCAGAATTGATGGGCGAGGAGGCAGCGCGCCGCGTCCAGCTGGTGCTGGAATACGCACCCGAGCCGCCGTTCCGCAACGGCACCCCCGATGAGGCCGGCCCCGAAAGCACCGCCAGGATGAAGACCGCCCGCGCCGGCATGGACAACGCCGCGCGCACGGCCGCCGAAGCGGCCGCCCGGCGATTGGGGATCTGA
- the murA gene encoding UDP-N-acetylglucosamine 1-carboxyvinyltransferase: MDQIIVQGGGPLKGDIPIAGAKNACLTLMPATLLTDEPLTLTNAPRLSDIRTMTQLLGSLGAEVAGLQDGRVLAMSSHSLSSHRADYEIVRKMRASVLVLGPLLARDGIAEVSLPGGCAIGARPVDLHLMALEAMGATLELREGYIHAKAPSGGLRGAVIDFPVVSVGATENALMAATLARGTTELRNAAREPEIVDLARCLRRMGAQIEGEGTSTITVQGVARLGGATHPVVTDRIELGTYMLAPAICGGEVTCLGGTIDLVAAFCEKLDEAGITVSEDARGLTVARKNGRVRAVDVTTAPFPGFPTDLQAQIMALLCTAEGTSHLEETIFENRFMHAPELTRMGARIDVHGGRATVTGTERLRGAPVMATDLRASVSLILAGLAAEGETVVRRVYHLDRGYEHVEDKLAAVGARIERACEGAAHAEEPTHA; the protein is encoded by the coding sequence ATGGACCAGATCATTGTGCAGGGCGGTGGGCCCCTCAAGGGCGACATTCCCATCGCCGGCGCCAAGAACGCGTGCCTGACCCTCATGCCGGCAACGCTGCTGACGGATGAGCCGCTGACGCTGACCAACGCCCCGCGCCTGTCGGATATCCGCACCATGACCCAGCTTCTCGGCAGCCTCGGGGCGGAGGTGGCGGGCCTGCAGGACGGACGTGTGCTGGCAATGTCCAGCCACAGCCTCAGCAGCCACCGCGCCGACTACGAGATCGTGCGCAAGATGCGTGCCTCGGTGCTGGTGCTGGGCCCGCTGCTGGCCCGTGACGGCATCGCCGAGGTGTCGCTGCCCGGCGGCTGCGCAATCGGCGCGCGGCCGGTCGACCTGCATCTGATGGCGCTTGAGGCGATGGGTGCAACGCTTGAGCTGCGCGAGGGCTATATCCACGCCAAGGCACCCTCGGGCGGCCTCCGCGGTGCGGTCATCGACTTTCCCGTCGTCTCGGTCGGCGCGACCGAAAACGCGCTGATGGCGGCAACGCTCGCCCGCGGCACGACCGAGCTGCGCAACGCCGCGCGTGAGCCGGAGATCGTCGACCTGGCCCGCTGCCTGCGCCGCATGGGCGCACAGATCGAAGGCGAAGGCACCTCGACCATCACCGTCCAGGGCGTGGCCCGCCTTGGCGGCGCGACCCATCCCGTGGTCACCGACCGGATCGAGCTTGGCACCTACATGCTCGCCCCGGCGATCTGCGGCGGCGAGGTCACCTGCCTTGGCGGGACCATCGATCTTGTCGCCGCCTTCTGCGAAAAGCTGGACGAGGCTGGGATCACTGTGTCGGAAGACGCCCGTGGGCTGACCGTGGCGCGCAAAAACGGCCGCGTCCGCGCCGTCGATGTCACCACGGCCCCGTTCCCCGGCTTTCCGACCGACCTGCAGGCCCAGATCATGGCGCTGCTGTGCACCGCCGAGGGCACGAGCCATCTGGAAGAGACGATCTTTGAGAACCGATTCATGCACGCTCCAGAACTGACGCGCATGGGCGCGCGGATCGACGTGCATGGCGGCCGCGCGACGGTCACGGGAACCGAGCGGCTACGCGGCGCACCGGTTATGGCCACGGACCTGCGCGCCTCCGTCAGCCTGATCCTCGCCGGCCTTGCGGCCGAGGGCGAGACGGTCGTGCGCCGCGTCTATCATCTCGACCGCGGCTACGAGCATGTCGAGGACAAGCTGGCGGCCGTCGGCGCGCGGATCGAGCGCGCCTGCGAGGGCGCCGCCCATGCCGAGGAGCCGACCCATGCCTGA
- a CDS encoding DUF2948 family protein has protein sequence MPDAGFADAGPGPVMLRAEDAEDLRIISALAQDAVLPVTEISWQPAQRRLTLLLNRFRWEDQDAARAEGRPFERVQALMVISDATRLSSDGIDRADSDLVLSLLALEWQPGEDGTGRIALHFAGDGTLVADVECISVDLRDVTRPYAAPSGKAPQHPE, from the coding sequence ATGCCTGACGCAGGCTTTGCCGACGCCGGGCCCGGCCCTGTGATGCTGCGTGCCGAGGACGCCGAGGATCTGCGCATCATCAGCGCGCTGGCGCAGGACGCCGTGCTGCCGGTGACCGAGATCAGCTGGCAGCCGGCCCAGCGCCGCCTGACCCTGCTGCTGAACCGCTTTCGCTGGGAGGACCAGGACGCCGCCCGCGCCGAAGGCCGCCCGTTCGAACGGGTGCAGGCCCTGATGGTCATCAGCGACGCGACCCGCCTTTCCTCGGACGGGATCGACCGTGCGGATTCGGACTTGGTGCTGTCGCTGCTGGCGCTGGAATGGCAACCGGGCGAGGACGGCACCGGGCGCATTGCCTTGCATTTTGCCGGGGATGGCACGCTGGTGGCAGACGTGGAATGCATCTCGGTCGACCTGCGCGACGTGACCCGGCCCTACGCCGCGCCCTCGGGCAAGGCGCCGCAGCACCCGGAATGA
- a CDS encoding GNAT family N-acetyltransferase — translation MMIWRLTPADSAAWRAIRLEALAKAPDAFGSRLADWQDRPLDSFAARLAATPTYAVGDDPQLPLAVAGLDPDPDHPRRLWIISVYARPAARGRGYAEALLRHLLEIARADGMTELALHVGTGNEPAQRLYHRLGFAFSGAPAQMNPNGVPEAEMLLAL, via the coding sequence ATGATGATCTGGCGGCTGACCCCGGCCGATTCCGCCGCCTGGCGTGCGATTCGGCTGGAGGCGCTGGCCAAGGCCCCCGACGCTTTCGGCTCGCGCCTCGCCGACTGGCAGGACCGGCCACTGGACAGCTTCGCGGCGCGGCTGGCGGCGACACCGACTTATGCCGTCGGCGATGACCCGCAACTGCCGCTGGCCGTGGCGGGGCTGGACCCCGATCCTGACCACCCGCGCCGCCTGTGGATCATCTCGGTCTACGCCCGCCCTGCGGCACGCGGCCGCGGCTACGCCGAGGCGCTGCTGCGGCATCTGCTGGAAATCGCGCGGGCGGACGGCATGACAGAACTCGCACTGCATGTCGGCACGGGCAACGAGCCGGCCCAGCGCCTTTACCACCGGCTCGGCTTTGCCTTCAGCGGCGCACCGGCGCAGATGAACCCGAACGGCGTGCCCGAGGCCGAGATGCTGCTGGCGCTGTAG
- the hisD gene encoding histidinol dehydrogenase, with the protein MPHLLDTAAAGFDQQFRSLLSAKREDAEDVGAAVDNIIADVRDRGDAALIELTARYDGLDVTPQTLRIPPEEIAAAAATVSADDRAALTLAASRVRAYHARQMPRDESFTDPEGATLGWRWTPVDAAGLYVPGGQASYPSSVLMNAVPARVAGVGRLVVCVPAPGGQLNPLVLAACQIAGVDEVYRIGGAQAIAALAYGTATVPAVDKITGPGNAYVAAAKARVFGRVGIDMIAGPSEVVIIADGTANPEWLALDLLAQAEHDADAQSILLTPDAEFARSVAAEVDRLLPGLPRAAIAGASWRDHGAIVVTRDLAEAAELSNRLAPEHLEICTDDPDAVAARIRHAGAIFLGGWTPEAAGDYVSGPNHVLPTARSARFSSGLSVMDFLKRTTISRLTPAALAAIGPAAVRLAEAEGLGAHARSVAARIAQHAGQGARS; encoded by the coding sequence ATGCCGCATCTGCTCGATACCGCCGCAGCTGGGTTCGACCAGCAGTTCCGGTCGCTTCTGAGCGCAAAGCGCGAGGATGCGGAGGATGTCGGGGCAGCAGTTGATAACATCATCGCCGACGTCCGGGACCGGGGCGATGCCGCCCTGATCGAATTGACCGCACGTTATGACGGCCTGGACGTGACCCCGCAGACGCTGCGCATCCCGCCCGAGGAGATCGCGGCCGCTGCCGCCACTGTAAGCGCCGATGACCGCGCCGCGTTGACGCTCGCAGCCAGTCGGGTGCGGGCCTACCACGCCCGCCAGATGCCGCGCGACGAAAGCTTTACCGACCCCGAGGGCGCGACCCTTGGCTGGCGCTGGACGCCGGTCGATGCGGCGGGCCTCTATGTGCCCGGCGGTCAGGCCAGCTATCCGTCCTCGGTGCTGATGAACGCCGTCCCCGCACGGGTCGCCGGGGTGGGCCGGCTGGTGGTTTGCGTGCCGGCCCCTGGCGGGCAGTTGAATCCGCTGGTTCTGGCCGCCTGCCAGATCGCCGGCGTGGACGAGGTCTACCGCATCGGGGGCGCCCAGGCGATTGCCGCGCTGGCCTACGGCACGGCGACGGTCCCCGCCGTGGACAAGATCACCGGCCCCGGCAATGCCTATGTCGCCGCCGCCAAAGCGCGCGTCTTTGGCCGCGTCGGCATCGACATGATCGCCGGCCCGTCCGAGGTGGTCATCATTGCCGACGGCACCGCCAATCCCGAATGGCTGGCCCTCGACCTGCTGGCGCAGGCCGAACATGACGCCGACGCTCAGTCGATCTTGCTGACGCCCGATGCAGAGTTCGCCCGCTCGGTCGCCGCTGAGGTGGACCGCCTGCTGCCGGGCCTGCCCCGCGCCGCCATCGCTGGCGCCAGCTGGCGCGATCATGGGGCCATCGTCGTGACCCGCGATCTGGCCGAGGCTGCGGAGTTGTCCAACCGCCTCGCGCCCGAGCATCTGGAGATTTGCACCGATGACCCCGATGCGGTCGCAGCCCGGATCCGCCATGCGGGCGCGATTTTCCTGGGGGGCTGGACGCCCGAAGCGGCGGGCGATTACGTCTCGGGGCCGAACCATGTGCTGCCAACCGCGCGGTCGGCCCGGTTCTCGTCGGGGCTGTCGGTGATGGACTTTCTCAAGCGCACCACCATCTCGCGCCTGACACCGGCGGCGCTGGCGGCCATCGGCCCGGCGGCCGTGCGACTGGCCGAGGCCGAGGGCCTCGGCGCCCACGCACGCTCGGTCGCGGCGCGAATCGCGCAGCACGCCGGCCAAGGGGCACGGTCATGA
- a CDS encoding UPF0262 family protein, whose translation MNRLCRVEIDDSALPPPGPEMEQERRVAIFDLLEDNSFALPGRAGQTAPPGPYALVLAVRDGRLVFDVATQEDKALASFHLSMGPFRQVIKDYFQICTSYYDAVKRLPPAQIEAIDMARRGIHNEGARTLQERLEGKAEVDIDTARRLFTLICALQQV comes from the coding sequence ATGAACCGCCTCTGCCGCGTCGAGATCGACGACAGCGCCCTACCCCCGCCCGGCCCCGAGATGGAGCAGGAGCGCCGGGTCGCGATATTTGACCTGCTCGAGGATAACAGCTTTGCGCTTCCGGGCCGGGCCGGGCAGACCGCGCCCCCCGGTCCCTATGCGCTGGTGCTGGCGGTCCGCGATGGCCGCCTGGTTTTCGATGTCGCCACCCAAGAGGACAAGGCGCTGGCCTCGTTCCATCTGTCGATGGGTCCGTTCCGGCAGGTGATCAAGGACTATTTCCAGATCTGCACCAGCTACTACGATGCCGTCAAACGCCTGCCGCCGGCGCAGATCGAGGCGATCGACATGGCCCGGCGCGGCATTCACAACGAGGGGGCGCGCACCTTGCAGGAGCGTCTGGAGGGCAAGGCCGAGGTTGACATCGACACCGCCCGCCGCCTGTTCACCCTGATTTGCGCGTTGCAACAGGTCTGA
- a CDS encoding low molecular weight phosphatase family protein → MSGPVPLPGSVLFCCDHNAIRSPMAEAMMKKNYGRACYVQSAGVRSDMEVDGFAVAVCAELGIELARHRSRSFEQMTDWGDDLTAFDLVIALSPASQRHALEMTRHVHLDVEYWPIMDPVGLGEGRAAQLDAYRQTRDQIAERMLARFGPPRVG, encoded by the coding sequence ATGTCCGGCCCGGTCCCCCTCCCCGGCTCGGTCCTGTTCTGCTGTGATCACAACGCCATCCGCTCGCCCATGGCCGAGGCGATGATGAAGAAAAATTATGGCCGCGCATGCTACGTGCAGTCGGCCGGCGTGCGAAGCGATATGGAGGTCGACGGATTTGCCGTCGCCGTCTGCGCCGAACTGGGGATCGAGCTTGCCCGCCACCGCTCGCGCAGCTTCGAGCAGATGACCGACTGGGGCGACGATCTGACCGCCTTTGACCTGGTCATCGCCCTCTCCCCCGCCAGCCAGCGTCATGCCCTTGAAATGACGCGACATGTGCATCTGGATGTCGAATATTGGCCGATCATGGACCCGGTCGGCCTCGGCGAGGGCCGCGCGGCACAACTGGATGCCTATCGCCAGACCCGTGACCAGATCGCCGAGCGCATGCTCGCCCGGTTCGGGCCCCCGCGCGTCGGGTAG
- a CDS encoding methyl-accepting chemotaxis protein, with product MRRLTDDPALVAAIAEAANTAPMVELDLSGRIISANAGYAKLTGVPLDALPGQHLSDAFKMIDIETVRGLLARSAAGETVHARSLREAQDGRTLMLQTTYAPIIGPGGQTRSIVAVIANVTAQHVEMRQQASVIAALSRSQAVIEFTPQGEIVEANQNFLDCLGYELSEVKGRHHRMFVDPAERDSPAYAAFWAALARGESQSGEFRRLRKDGAPAHIVATYTAVVEDSGKVSKVIKFASDVTPRKVAVEKLVSGIAAMARGDLSVRLAGATDPEFVPVFTIFNDALAHLVSLVEDLRVRSGTMNAEASEIAAGAEDLAKRGESQAASLEQTAAAVEQISGNVATTSQSARDADSAARSAEEIVRTGAETVGRAIDAMDRIDEHTRHMGEFTRVIENFAFQTNLLSINAAVEAARAGEVGRGFAVVANEVRNLAQQSAKASQSIAELIGKSKAEVTTGVRLVKDAGSALEQIRTAVAAMASNVAGIAHATTDQATGVREVSEVLSQLDSVNQSNLTLSDNNAAAAASLTSQVAEMIAVLGHFHTREIEREGEPGVLSAANAPLRRSA from the coding sequence ATGCGACGTTTGACGGACGATCCAGCCCTCGTGGCAGCGATCGCAGAGGCGGCCAACACGGCCCCCATGGTCGAGCTTGACCTGAGCGGACGGATCATTTCCGCCAATGCTGGCTACGCCAAGCTGACCGGCGTTCCCCTCGACGCATTGCCGGGACAACATCTGTCGGATGCGTTCAAGATGATCGACATCGAGACGGTGCGCGGCCTCCTGGCACGCTCTGCCGCGGGCGAGACGGTTCACGCCCGCAGCCTGCGCGAGGCACAGGACGGCCGCACGCTGATGCTGCAGACAACCTATGCGCCGATCATCGGCCCCGGCGGGCAGACCCGCAGCATCGTCGCCGTGATCGCCAATGTCACCGCCCAGCATGTCGAGATGCGCCAGCAGGCCAGCGTGATCGCGGCGCTATCCCGCTCGCAGGCGGTGATCGAGTTCACGCCGCAGGGCGAAATCGTCGAGGCTAACCAGAATTTCCTCGACTGCCTCGGGTATGAATTGTCCGAGGTCAAGGGCCGTCACCATCGCATGTTTGTCGATCCCGCCGAACGGGATTCGCCGGCATATGCCGCCTTCTGGGCGGCGCTCGCCCGCGGCGAGAGCCAGTCGGGCGAGTTCCGGCGCCTGCGCAAGGACGGCGCGCCGGCACATATCGTCGCGACCTACACGGCCGTCGTCGAGGATTCAGGCAAGGTCAGCAAGGTGATCAAGTTTGCCAGCGACGTCACGCCCCGCAAGGTGGCGGTCGAAAAGCTCGTCAGCGGCATCGCCGCGATGGCGCGCGGTGACCTGTCCGTGCGCCTTGCCGGCGCCACCGACCCGGAGTTCGTGCCGGTCTTCACCATCTTCAATGACGCGCTCGCCCACCTCGTCTCGCTGGTCGAGGACCTGCGCGTGCGCTCCGGGACCATGAATGCCGAGGCGAGCGAGATCGCCGCCGGGGCCGAGGATCTGGCCAAGCGCGGCGAATCGCAGGCGGCCTCGCTGGAGCAGACGGCGGCAGCGGTCGAGCAGATTTCCGGAAACGTCGCCACGACCAGCCAATCGGCGCGCGACGCCGACAGTGCCGCCCGCAGCGCCGAGGAAATCGTGCGCACCGGCGCCGAAACCGTTGGCCGCGCCATCGATGCCATGGACCGGATCGACGAGCACACCCGTCACATGGGCGAGTTTACGCGCGTGATCGAGAACTTCGCCTTCCAGACCAACCTGCTTTCGATCAACGCAGCGGTCGAGGCCGCCCGCGCCGGCGAGGTCGGGCGCGGCTTTGCCGTGGTCGCGAACGAGGTCCGTAACCTGGCCCAGCAGTCCGCCAAGGCGAGCCAGTCGATTGCCGAGCTGATCGGAAAGAGCAAAGCCGAGGTCACGACCGGCGTGCGGCTGGTCAAGGACGCCGGCAGCGCGCTGGAGCAGATCCGCACGGCAGTCGCGGCGATGGCCTCGAACGTCGCCGGCATCGCCCATGCCACGACCGACCAGGCCACGGGCGTGCGCGAGGTGTCCGAGGTCCTGTCGCAACTCGACTCGGTTAACCAGTCGAACTTGACGCTCAGCGACAACAATGCCGCGGCCGCAGCTTCGTTGACCAGCCAGGTTGCGGAAATGATCGCGGTGCTGGGCCATTTTCATACACGCGAGATCGAACGCGAGGGGGAGCCCGGCGTCTTATCCGCGGCTAATGCTCCGTTGCGCCGGTCGGCCTAA
- a CDS encoding carboxypeptidase M32, producing MSDGFDQLLAFQRTTEALASIAGRLDWDRETVMPKGAAEQRSEEVAALETVLHERRTDPRIGEWLDVAADYAEDAEDERSLALIARDYTRASRVPARLATEIARVTSLAQGIWAEARAKDAPDDFLPTLSEVVMLKREQGAALADGGDVYDALLDDYEPETSATEIAAIFDAMRPRLVALREAILGAETVPRALSGTFPQEGQLRLARGVATAFGYDWTRGRLDLAVHPFSSGGWQDARVTTRVVETDPFNCVYSTIHEVGHASYELGIDPDYALTPLGRGVSMGVHESQSRIYENQLGRSRAFTGWLSGRMADAFDDFAGGDADAFYGTVNRVNPGYIRTEADEVHYNLHVMMRFDLERDLIAGRLSVEDLPEAWNARFLRDFGVAVDRPANGVLQDVHWSVGLFGYFPTYALGNVYAGCLDRAMRADLPDLDAELARGKAHPATEWLRERVQRHGALLPPRELIEAATGAAPSPEPLLDYLEDKFGDLYAL from the coding sequence ATGAGCGATGGATTCGATCAGCTGCTGGCGTTCCAGCGCACCACCGAGGCGCTGGCCTCGATCGCCGGCCGGCTCGACTGGGATCGCGAGACGGTCATGCCCAAAGGCGCGGCCGAGCAGCGCAGCGAAGAAGTCGCAGCCCTCGAGACGGTGCTGCACGAGCGGCGCACCGACCCGCGTATCGGCGAATGGCTGGACGTGGCCGCCGATTACGCCGAGGACGCCGAGGACGAGCGTTCGCTGGCCTTGATTGCGCGCGACTATACGCGCGCCAGCCGCGTGCCAGCCCGCCTTGCGACCGAAATCGCCCGCGTCACCTCGCTGGCGCAAGGCATCTGGGCCGAGGCGCGCGCCAAGGACGCGCCGGATGATTTCCTGCCGACCCTGTCCGAGGTCGTGATGCTGAAGCGCGAGCAGGGGGCGGCGCTGGCCGATGGCGGCGATGTCTATGACGCGCTGCTCGACGATTACGAGCCCGAGACTTCGGCAACCGAGATTGCGGCGATCTTTGATGCGATGCGGCCCCGTCTTGTCGCCCTGCGCGAGGCGATCCTAGGCGCGGAAACCGTGCCGCGGGCGCTGAGCGGAACATTTCCGCAAGAGGGGCAGTTGCGGCTGGCGCGCGGCGTTGCGACTGCCTTTGGCTATGACTGGACCCGCGGCCGGCTGGACCTGGCGGTCCATCCCTTCAGTTCGGGTGGCTGGCAGGACGCGCGCGTGACGACGCGGGTGGTCGAGACCGATCCGTTCAATTGTGTCTATTCCACGATTCACGAAGTCGGCCATGCCAGCTACGAATTGGGGATCGACCCGGACTATGCGCTGACCCCGCTGGGGCGCGGCGTGTCGATGGGCGTCCACGAAAGCCAGAGCCGCATTTACGAGAACCAACTCGGCCGCTCGCGCGCCTTCACGGGTTGGCTCTCGGGGCGGATGGCCGATGCGTTCGACGATTTCGCCGGGGGCGACGCGGATGCATTCTACGGGACCGTAAATCGCGTCAATCCCGGCTACATCCGCACCGAGGCGGATGAGGTGCATTACAACCTGCACGTCATGATGCGCTTCGACCTCGAGCGCGACCTGATCGCCGGCAGGCTTTCGGTCGAGGACCTGCCCGAGGCATGGAACGCGCGATTCCTGCGCGATTTCGGCGTGGCCGTGGACCGCCCCGCGAATGGGGTGTTACAGGATGTGCATTGGTCAGTGGGTCTGTTCGGCTATTTCCCGACATATGCGCTGGGGAATGTCTACGCCGGCTGCCTCGACCGCGCGATGCGGGCCGATCTGCCTGACCTTGATGCCGAACTGGCCCGCGGCAAAGCCCACCCGGCGACCGAGTGGTTGCGCGAGCGGGTCCAGCGTCATGGCGCCCTGTTGCCCCCGCGCGAGTTGATCGAGGCTGCGACCGGCGCCGCGCCCTCGCCCGAGCCGCTGCTGGATTACCTCGAGGACAAATTTGGCGATCTGTACGCCCTGTGA
- the ctaA gene encoding heme A synthase, producing MAKRPVFQEVGEAARPAPLPAGGLIDAAPLGARRAIRAWLVVLFIMVMAMIALGGATRLTGSGLSITEWRVVTGTLPPASAAEWQAEFDKYQQIPQFREVNPDMDLGGFKRIYWWEWSHRLLGRLVGLVWAAGFAFFWATRRIPQGWVGRLALPGILGGLQGAVGWWMVSSGVSGTTLTHVASWRLATHLGLGFAILGVIAWYALMLGRSEAALMRARRAGEAKLFSMSTGLMHLTFVQVLLGALVAGIDAGRQYTGWPKMGGEWIPAAALDLQPLWRNFIENPALVQFIHRIVGYLLAIFAVVVFLRARRSPHPSTRAAFAAMLAAVAVQIGLGILNVIHGAPLGLALAHQLTAVALFVLILRGRYQARYPFETSVRGTLR from the coding sequence ATGGCCAAGCGGCCCGTGTTCCAGGAGGTCGGCGAGGCGGCTCGCCCCGCGCCACTGCCCGCAGGCGGGCTGATCGACGCAGCCCCGCTCGGCGCGCGCCGGGCGATACGCGCCTGGTTGGTGGTGCTGTTCATCATGGTCATGGCGATGATCGCGCTGGGCGGCGCGACCCGGCTGACGGGTTCGGGTCTCTCGATCACCGAATGGCGTGTCGTGACCGGCACGCTGCCCCCGGCATCGGCCGCCGAGTGGCAGGCCGAGTTCGACAAATACCAGCAGATTCCGCAATTCCGCGAGGTCAACCCGGACATGGACCTCGGCGGATTCAAGCGGATCTACTGGTGGGAATGGTCGCACCGCCTGCTCGGCCGGCTGGTCGGGCTGGTCTGGGCGGCGGGTTTTGCGTTCTTCTGGGCCACGAGGCGGATTCCGCAGGGCTGGGTCGGACGCTTGGCGCTGCCGGGCATCCTGGGCGGGCTGCAGGGTGCGGTCGGTTGGTGGATGGTGTCCTCCGGCGTCAGCGGGACAACCCTCACGCATGTCGCCAGCTGGCGGCTGGCGACCCACCTCGGCCTCGGCTTCGCGATCCTCGGGGTGATCGCCTGGTATGCACTGATGCTCGGCCGGTCCGAGGCAGCGCTGATGCGCGCCCGCCGGGCCGGCGAGGCAAAGCTGTTTTCCATGTCAACCGGACTAATGCATCTCACGTTCGTGCAAGTGCTGCTGGGTGCCCTGGTCGCCGGCATTGACGCAGGGCGCCAGTATACGGGTTGGCCAAAGATGGGCGGCGAATGGATCCCGGCTGCCGCGCTGGACTTGCAACCGCTGTGGCGCAACTTCATCGAGAACCCCGCCCTGGTGCAATTCATCCACCGCATCGTCGGCTATCTGCTGGCGATCTTTGCCGTGGTGGTGTTCCTGCGCGCGCGCCGCTCGCCCCACCCATCGACGCGGGCCGCCTTTGCCGCCATGCTGGCAGCGGTAGCGGTGCAGATCGGCCTCGGGATCCTGAACGTGATCCATGGCGCCCCCCTCGGACTGGCGCTGGCCCACCAACTGACCGCCGTGGCACTGTTCGTTCTGATCCTGCGCGGCCGCTACCAGGCGCGCTATCCGTTTGAAACTTCGGTTCGGGGAACCCTGCGATGA
- a CDS encoding RNA methyltransferase, with product MSAPTAPVVILVRPQMGENIGAAARAMLNFGLTDMRLVAPRDGWPNPRAVAMASGAAGQVLDRARVFGTLGEAMADLDRAYATTARGREMTKPVLTPAAAMEDARARVAEGGRIGLMFGPERAGLENEDVARANAIVTVPVNPDFPSLNLAQAVLLLGYEWARDSLPTAPMPTGRRPPAEVAANGRDIAALADHWEGRLDQAGFFFPAQKAPGMKLALRNLWSRMPLTRADAKILHGALRQLTRHRGGPPPAGD from the coding sequence ATGTCCGCGCCAACCGCTCCCGTCGTCATCCTCGTGCGCCCGCAGATGGGCGAGAATATCGGCGCTGCGGCGCGCGCGATGCTGAACTTCGGCCTGACGGACATGCGCCTCGTGGCGCCGCGCGACGGCTGGCCCAATCCGCGCGCCGTGGCCATGGCGTCTGGCGCAGCAGGACAGGTCCTCGATCGCGCCAGGGTGTTCGGGACCTTGGGCGAGGCGATGGCCGATCTGGACCGCGCCTATGCCACCACCGCCCGTGGCCGCGAGATGACAAAGCCCGTCCTGACCCCAGCCGCGGCCATGGAGGACGCGCGGGCCCGCGTCGCCGAGGGTGGTCGCATCGGCCTGATGTTCGGCCCCGAGCGCGCCGGGCTGGAGAACGAGGATGTCGCCCGCGCCAATGCCATTGTCACGGTGCCGGTCAACCCGGATTTCCCGTCGCTGAACCTGGCACAGGCGGTCCTGCTGCTCGGCTATGAGTGGGCGCGGGACAGCTTGCCGACTGCGCCCATGCCCACGGGTCGGCGTCCCCCGGCCGAGGTTGCTGCCAATGGTCGCGACATCGCGGCCCTCGCAGATCACTGGGAAGGGCGGCTCGACCAGGCCGGCTTCTTTTTCCCCGCGCAAAAGGCGCCCGGCATGAAGCTTGCGCTGCGCAACCTTTGGTCGCGCATGCCCCTGACACGTGCCGATGCCAAGATCCTGCACGGCGCGCTGCGCCAATTGACCCGCCATCGCGGCGGACCCCCGCCCGCAGGCGATTGA